The Acidovorax sp. RAC01 genomic sequence GCCGACCAACCCCACTTCACACGCGAATTCGCACGCCATGTGGGCCTGACGCCGGCGCGCTACCGGCAGGCCTTTGCGGGTGCAGGCGGTCCGGGATCGCTGAAGCTATCAATTTGATAGCTTCAAGTCTTCACCCATCAAGCCTTAGCGGCCATTTTTAATCTGTATTTTCGGTTCTGGATGGCAACCCTGCCACCAGGGATCCCCTGCGCATGGCGCCCCCGCGCTGGGGCAGTGCCACGGTGGGCAGCAGGGAGCGCGCAGCACCGCCACCCGCAGCGGCCGGGGCTATCAGGTCCTGCAGCGTCACACCGTCGAGCACCGCCAGATAGGCCTGCATCGCCTGCCACAACACGCCCTTGAGGCGGCAGTGGCTGCTCAGGCGGCACTGGTTGGTGCCGGGATCAAAACATTCCACCAGGTTGAAGTCGGTCTCGGTGGCACGCACCACGGCGCCAATGTTGATGGTCGATGCGGGCAACATCAGCCGCATGCCGCCGCCCCGGCCGCGCGTGGTCTCCAGCAAGCCCTGGGCGGCCAGCTGCTGCACGATTTTCATCAGGTGGCTGCGCGAGATGCCGTAGCCCTCGGCCACCTCGGTGATGGTCACCGGCTGCTCGCGGCCCTCGGTGGCGGCGCAGTACATGAGCACGCGCAGCGTGTAGTCGGTCCATTGGGTCAGGCGCATGGGTTTGCCGCAGGTCAAGTTAAAGAGGTATGCAGAACGAATTTTATTGAATAAAATATGCACACTAAATGAATCTTTAAAAGGAACCGCCATGAACGCCCGCGTTGACCACCTGGAAGCTGCCTCTGCCCACCCCGTCCCGCTCAGTGCCGACCAGCAGATCGGCCAGATTGCGGTGCAACTGCCCGGCGCCACGGCGGTGTTCCGGCGGCTCAAGCTCGACTTCTGCTGCGGCGGCCAGGTCAGCCTGTCCAAGGCAGCTGCCGACAAGGGGCTGGATGCCGCCGCCGTGCTGGCTGAGCTGGCCGCCCTGCAGCGCAGTGACACTGTGCCCGAAGCCGCCTCGCCCAGCGCGCTCATCGACCACATCCTGGCGCGCTACCACGAGGTGCACCGCCAGCAGCTGCCCGAGCTGATCCGCATGGCCCGCCGCGTGGAAGCCGTGCACCGCGACAACCCGCAGGTGCCCGTGGGCCTGGCCGACCACCTCGAAACCATGCACGAGGAGCTGCTCTCGCACATGCTCAAGGAAGAACAGGTGCTCTTCCCCATGCTCAAGAACGGCGGCAACCCCTTTGTGGGCCAGCCCATCGGCATGATGCGCGCCGAACACATCGACCACGGCGAAGCGCTCGACCGGCTCAACGCCCTCACCCACGACGCCACGCCCCCGCAAGGCGCGTGCAACACCTGGCGCGCCTTGTATGCAGGCATTGCCCAGCTCGGCGATGACCTCGTCAACCACATCCACCTCGAAAACAACGTGCTGTTCCCGGCGTTTGAAGCCAGCGCATCGCCCTCGTCGCAAGGTTGTGGTCCATCAGGCTGCGCATGCAGCGGCGGGGGCACACTGCAGGCATGAACCGGCAACTGCCCACCTCCGACGGCCCCGGCGGCCACGCCCCACCCAGCGTGGAGAGCATCACGCAGCTGGTGCATGGTTTTTATGGCGATGTGCGCCAGGACCCGCTGCTGGGGCCCGTGTTTGAAGAGGCCCTGCACGGCCAGTGGGACGCCCACCTGAAGCGGCTGGTGGACTTCTGGAGCACCGTGGCCCTGGGCTCGCGCAGCTTCAAGGGCGACGTGTTTGGCAAACACATGGTGCTGCAGGGGGTGACGCCCGCGCACTTTGCTGCCTGGGTGGGGCTGTGGCAATTACATACCAACCGCCTCTTCGCCCCCGAGGTGGCGCACGGCCTGCAGGTGGCAGCCCACGGCATTGCACGCAACCTTTTCAGGGGCTATTTCGGCGGCGAGCCAGCGTTTGCAGCGCCGCGGCACGCGCACAACGCACGCGACGACGCCGCGCAGTGACACGCAGCCCCGGGAGGGGCTGCGGCTGCGCGAAGCCTATTTTTTCTTGTCGCCAGGCGTGAAGAACAGTGCCAGGCCCACCGCAATCAGTGCCACCGGCCACCACACGCGCAGCAGTTCGCGCAAGCTGATGCTGATGAGCCCCAGATTGGTCAGCAGAAAAAACACGCCCAGCACGACCAGCACAATCGCCGCGATGTTTCCCTTCATGTGCAATCCCTCTACGTAGTTGTGTATGCGGGCGCGATTATGTCTGGCCGGACAGCCGCGCGCCGAGGTGGTCCACCAGCACGCGTACCTTGGGCGACAAATGCCTGCTGGACGGCCACAGCGCACTGAACTGGCGGCTCGGGCCCATCTCCTGCTCCAGAACACTGACCAGGAGGCCATCGGCGAGGGCCTCACGCACCAGAAAATCGGGCAGGCAGGCAATGCCCAGCCCACGCAGCGTGGCACCCAGTACGGCCTCGATGTTGTTGCACGCAAGCACGGTGCGCAAATGCGGCTCAGCACTGGCCGCTGCCTCATGCCAGGGCCAGTCGAGCAGCTTGCCCGAGTCCGGGTGGCGAAACCGCACGCAGGCGTGCTGCTCCAGATCGCGAATGGCCACAGGGGTGCCATGGCGTGCTAGGTAGTCGGGGGCAGCGCACAGCAGGAGCCGAAACCTTTGCAATGGGCGAGAGACCAAGCGGGAATCGCGCAGGTCGCCGCTGCGGATGGCCACGTCAATGCCCTCGTCGATCAGATCCACCGCACGGTCACTGAAGCTGATGTCCAGCTCCACCTCCGGGTAGCGCGCCAGGAACTCGGGCACCAGGGGAATCAGGAAGTGGTAGCCCACAATGGGAGCGCTCACCCGGAGCCTTCCGCGGGGGACCTCGCGCGACAGGGACAGCATGGCCTGCGCATCATCCAGGTCATCCAGGATGCGTCGGCAGCGCTCGTGAAACAGCTGCCCCTCTGCCGTCAGCTGGATGCGCCGGGTGCTGCGCTGCAAGAGCCGCACGCCCACCTCCTGCTCCAGCCGCGCCACGCTCTTGCCTACGGCAGACGCCGAGACCTCCAGTGCCCTTCCTGCCGCAACGAAGCTGCCAAGTTCCGCCGTTTTGACAAAGGCACACATGCCGCTGAGCTTGTCCATTCGCCCTAACTTCTGTTCTGAGGTCTTCAATTCGAGCGTTTTATTCCGTAATGAAAGGATTAAAAGCCACTTTTTTTGCCATTGAGGCAAGTTTATCCTTCGCCGGGTCCCTATTACCCGCCCCATGCCCACACCGCACTTCGTTCATATCGGCACCGACCACCACGGCGCCGCCCACGATTCGCTGGTTCGCCTCGACGCTGAATACCTGGCCTGGGTCCGCAGCGAGTTGGCCAAGCGCTTTCCCACCCTTGCCACCGATGGGGGCGCACTGCCGCGCCCCGGGGGCGACGCGGAGATGCTCAAGGCGCTGTACACCAGCCACCCGCCGGGCAATGTGCTGTACCTGATCGAGATCGATGGCGACGCCGCAGGCATGTGCGGGCTGCGCGGCCTGGGCCGCGATACCGCCGAGATCAAGCGCCTGTATGTTCGCCCTGCTTACCGGGGAATGCGACTGGGGTCGTCGGCACTTCGCAGGCTTGTTGCAGATGCCTGCCAGCGGGGCTACGCCCGCGTCTGCCTGGATACCGCCGATTTCATGACCGCCGCACACCGCCTGTACGAAGCCCACGGCTTTACCGACTGTGCAGCGTACGAAGGCACCGAGGTGCCTGCTGCCCTGCACCGCCAATGGCGCTTCATGCAGCGCGCCATCACCATGCCCTGCCCATGAAAAGGCTCTGTACGCGGCATGCCAGGCGCGCCGGCCTGGCCGCACTGCTGCTCCTGCTGCCCTTGTTGCTGCAGAGCCTGGGCCACCACTGGGTACGTGTCGCAGACACCAGCCTGCTCTACGTGATGCTTGCGCTGGGCCTGAACGTCGTGGTGGGCTATGCGGGTCTGCTCGACCTGGGCTACGTCGCTTTCTATGCCCTTGGCGCCTACCTGGCTGCGCTGCTGACCTCGCCCCACCTGACCGAACACTTTGCCTGGATTGCGGAGCTGTTTCCGGACGGGCTTCACACGCCCTGGTGGGTCACCATCCCGCTGGCCGCGGCCCTGGCCGCCATTCTCGGCATGCTGCTGGGGGCGCCGACCCTGAAGCTGCGTGGCGACTACCTGGCGGTGGTGACGCTCGGCTTCGGCGAGATCGTGCGACTGCTCGTCATCAACATGGGTCACCCCGTCAACATCACCCACGGCGCCCAGGGGCTGGGACTGATCGCACCGGTGCGGATTCTGGGGGTGGACCTGGGCCAACCCATGGTGGTGGCAGGCTACGAAATCGCCTCGGTCACGCTTTACTACTACCTGTTCCTGGCGCTCGTCCTGGTCACGGTCGTGGTCTGCCAGCGACTTCAGGATTCCCGCATCGGCCGAGCATGGATGGCCATCCGGGACGATGAAACCGCGGCGCTGTCCATGGGAATCAACACCCGCAATCTCAAGCTGCTGGCTTTTGGCGTCGGGGCCAGTTTCGGCGGCGTCACTGGCGCCATGTTTGCTGCGTTCCAGGGCTTTGTCTCGCCCGAAGCCTTCAGTCTCAACGAGTCCGTGCTCATCGTTGCCATGGTGGTGTTTGGGGGCATGGGCCACATCCCGGGCGTCATCCTGGGTGCCGTGCTGCTCACGGCGCTCCCCGAAGTGCTGCGGTATCTGGTCGGTCCGTTGCAGACCATGACCGATGGGCAACTGGACGCGGGCGTGATGCGCCCTCTGCTGATTGCGCTGGCGATGATCGCCACCATGCTTTGGCGCTCCAGCGGGCTGTGGCCCGCCCCTGATCGTCCCACGCAGGGGGCCGCCCCCGCCACCGGGCCTGATCGTTGATGGAGGGATCAGGTGTCGACAGCGGTGCCCCGGCGCAACGGCCTGAGCAGCTCCGACAAGCCGTTGTGATCGATCTCGTGCATCAGCGCCAGCAACTGGCCCAGCTCGCCTTTGGGAAACCCCTCGCGCGCAAACCAGTTCAGGTAATTGCCGGGCAGGTCTGCCAGCACCGTGCCCTTGTACTTGCCATAGGGCATTGGCTGGGTGACCAGGCGCTGCAGCATGTCCGGGTCGATGGCCACGGTCAGCCGCCCGCCCGCTTGACCTTGTGGCCCAGCTTTTGCAGAGCGGCCATCACGCGCTCCACATGGTCGCCCTGCACTTCGATCACACCGTCTTTCACGGTGCCGCCGCTTCCGCAGGCGGCCTTGAGCTGTTTGCCCAGTTGCTCCAGCGCCTCGCCTGCCAGCGGCACCCCCTTGACCAGCGTCACGGCCTTGCCGCCCCGGCCCTTGGTTTCGCGCGACACCCGCACGATGCCGTCACCCGCAGGCACGGGCCGGGCCTGCTTGCAGGTGCACTGCGCCACCGGCTGGCGGCAGCCGGGGCACATGCGGCCGGCCTCGGTCGAGTAGACCAGCCCGCCCAGGTCGGCCAGCGACTTCATCGGGAGCCCCCGGCTTCGGTCTGCAGCATGGGGAAGTTGAGCAGGCGCGTGGCCAGCAGCGTTTCGGTCATGAAGCACAGCAAGGCCAGCAGAAACGACACCACCCCCGCCAGAAAGCCGCCCACCGCAAACCGGTTGGACGGAAGGCCCGCGGTCTCGCCCAGGAACAGCAGGATGATGGTGATGCCAATCAGAAACGCGCACACCGTGAGCAGCCCGATGCAGCCGTTGGCAAGCCGCCCGCGCTTTTGCAGATCGCCCAGCTCGCGGTAGGCGCGGGCCAGGCGCTCGGGGTCGGTATCGGTGCGGGCCCGGTCCTCGACCACGCGCGCCCGGTCGATGATCCGCGCCAGGCGCCCTGCCACCGCGCCGATCATTCCCGACACCGCGGTCAGCAAGAACACGGGCGCAACGGCCAGCTGGATGCCGTGGGTGATCACGGATGAATCAAAGTTGAGAGCCATGGGTGCGGTGCCTCGTCGGGCCAGAAAATCACATTGAGGGAAGGCGCCGATTATCTGCGCCTGACGCCTGCATTGAGCCTGCATTGCGCCTGCAGGTCTGGCAGCGGCCGGGTGCAGCGACAATGGCCGCTTTGGTTGCCCGCCTGCTTTGTGGCGCGGCACCATGCTGCCGCGCCATGCGCGGCGTGCCTCCGCCCCGACTCCACTGCTGCTCCTGTACGCGCCCTGCCCATGCCCTTTTCCGCCCTCGGTCTGTCTCCTGCCCTTGTCCACGCTGCCAGCCAGGCCGGCTTTACGGCGCCCACGCCGGTCCAGGCAGAGGCCATCCCGGCCATCCTGGCAGGCTCGGATGTGCGGGGTGCGGCGCAGACGGGCTCTGGCAAGACGGCTGCCTTTGCGCTGCCGCTGCTGCAGCAGCTGCAGCTGAGTGCCACCGGCGGGCCGCGCCGCGTGCGCGCCCTGGTGCTGGTGCCCACGCGCGAACTGGCCGCCCAGGTGGGCGAGGTGCTGCGCAGCCTGGGCCAGCACCTGCAGCAGCCGCTGAAGGTGGCCATCGTCTTCGGCGGCGTCTCGATCAACCCGCAGATGATGGGCCTGCGCGGCGGCGCCGACATCGTGGTGGCCACCCCGGGCCGCCTGCTGGACCTGGTGGAGCACAACGCCCTGCGGCTGGGCGCCGTGGCCCACCTGGTGCTGGACGAGGCCGACCGCCTGCTCGACCTGGGCTTTGCCGAGGAACTGCAGCGCGTGCTGGCCCTGCTGCCCGCGCAACGGCAGAACCTGTTTTTCTCCGCCACCTTCCCTGACGCCGTGCAGGCCCTGGCCAACAGCCTGCTGCGCAACCCCGTGCGCGTGGAAGTGCCGCACACGCCCGGCAACGAGCCCGCCATCGAACAGCGCGCCATCGCCGTGGACGCCAGCCGGCGCACGCAGCTGCTGCGCCACCTGATCCAGGAGCACGGCTGGTCGCGCGTGCTGGTGTTTGTGGCCACGCAGTACGCGGCCGAGCATGTGGCTGAAAAGCTCTACAAGGCGGGCATCTTTGCCTCGCCCTTCCACGGCGGCCTGAGCCAGGGCGCGCGCAACCAGGTGCTGCAGGAGTTCAAGGACGAGCGCTGGCAGGTGGTGGTAACCACCGACCTGGCCGCGCGCGGAATCGACATTGCGCAATTGCCGGCAGTGGTCAACTACGACCTGCCCCGCTCGGCGGTGGACTACGTGCACCGCATCGGCCGCACAGGCCGGGCGGGCGAAAGCGGCATGGCCGTGAGCTTTGTCACGCCGGAGGCCCAGGCGCACTTTCGCCTGATTGAAAAGCGCCAGCATCTGGCCCTGCCGCTGGAACAGCTGCCGGGGTTTGAGCCGACCGAGGCCGCGCCACCCCCTTCGGCCACCGACCCGCAGGGCACCGGTGGCATCAAGGGCCGCAGACCCAGCAAGAAGGACAAGCTGCGGGCAGCGCAGGCCGCAGCGGGCGACACCGGCACGGGCGCCCCTGCCGGCAACGGGGCTGCGCCAGCGGCAGGCGGCAACACCCTCCGCTGATCCGCAGCCCGGATGGCACCCGCAGCGGTGGCGGGTGGACGCAGGCAGTGGCTCAGGCGATCTCGTCGTCGCCCAGGTTGGCCGCATCAGCATCAGCATCAGCATCAACCGCACCACGCTCGCCTGCCGGTCGCGGCTGGCGCTTGCCCGGCTTGGCCAGAATCTCCACATACAGCTGGGTGCCGCCTTCCGCCGCCACGGCGTTGATCAGGCCGGTCAGCTGCGCCAGGTGGGCCACCTGGGCGTCGTCGCGGGTTGTGCCGAAACGGCAGTCAAAGTCCCAGAAGTCGGCGCCTTCGGGCAGGTCGCGGCGGCGTTCACGGCGAATGTATTTGCGGATTTCGTTCTTGACGGCGTCCAGGATGCGGTCCGGATTCTTGCCTTCAATGCGCAGGGGGAAAATTTTTCTCATGGGCGATGGTACCGCCCGGGGCAAACACCGCTTCAATCAAGAACGCCCTGGTGCCACAATGCCGCACCACTTTCAGGTCGCCCTCCACCCGAATGCACCCCGATCTGGCCCTGTTGCAGCGTCTTCCCGCGGCGGTACTCATCACGCAGGATGGCGCCATCCGCTACGCCAACCCCGCAAGCGTGGCCCTGCTGGAGGCCGACAGCGAGCGGGCGCTGATCGGCCGCCCCTCGGCCGATTTCGTGCACCCGCTGGACAAGTCGCGCTCCACCAAACGCATCCAGGAAGTGGTGGGCCCCGAGCAGGCAGGCCGCCCCAACCGGTCGGCCGAGTTCCGCATCTGCACCTCGCGCGGCAACCTGCGCATGGTGCTCATCTCCAGCGTGGGCATCGAATGGGAAGGCGCCCCGGCCGTGATGATGTGCGGCATGGACATGACGCACCAGAGCGAAATCCAGGACCAGCTGCGCGAGAGCGAGCAGAACTTCCGGCGCCTGTTCAACAGCATGCAGGACGTGTACTACCGCACCGATGCCCAGGGCGTGGTGCAGCATGTGGGCCCGGGCGTGCGCCGGGTGCTCGGGTACGAACCCCACGAGATCGAAGGCCGCACGGCCGAGTCGTACTACCCGCACAGCTCCGACCGCGATGCCTTCAAGGCCGCCATTCTGGAAAAGGGCGAAGTCTCGGATTTTCCCGGCCAGATGGTGCGGCGCGACGGCGTGGTGATCGACATCTCGATCAGCAGCCATGCGCTGTACGACCAGTCTGGCAATTTTGCGGGGGTCGAAGGCGTGTACCGCGATGTGACCCAGCGCAAGAACCTGGAGCGCGAGCTGCAGCGCCTGGCCACCACCGACATGCTCACCGGCATCGCCAACCGCCGGGCGTTCCTCGAAGGCGCCGAAGCGATGTACGCGCGATGCCTGAGCCAGAACGCGCCGTTTGTGCTGCTGATGCTGGACGTGGACCACTTCAAGTCCGTCAACGACCGGTTCGGGCACCTGGAAGGCGACCGCACGCTGGCGGCGTTTGCCCAGGCCGTCAGGGCACAGCTGCGCCACGGCGACCTCCTGGGGCGGCTGGGTGGCGAAGAGTTTGGCGCCATGCTGCCCGACACCGATGTACATGGTGGCACCGAAGTGGCCTCGCGCATCCTGCAGGCCATTCGCGACCTGCAGATGGCCGACCTGCTGGGCAACGGCTACGGCATTACCGTGAGCGTGGGCCTGGGCACCGCCCACCCCAGCGACCGCAGCCTGCGTGACACCATGGACCGGGTGGACCAGGCCCTGTACACCGCCAAGCGCCGCGGCCGTGACCAGCTGGTGATGTTCGAGCCGCTGTAACTGCGCCGCCAGGGGCACCGCCACCGTCGGGCCGCTGCGTGGTGCACACCCCTGCCACAGGGGGCGTGCACTGCCCGGCCAGCCCGGGGGACGCCGCAGCGCCGCTGCACGCAGGCGCTCTATGGCACCAGCGGCAGCCAGCGATCGCCCGGGATGGAGGGCGACAGCACCTGCGGTTGCGCCAGAGTGCGTTTGCCGCGCGTTGCCTGCGGCAAGGCAGGCGTTGTGCCCCGCGCGACGGCCGTGGCTGCGCGGGCCACCGGCGGCCGTGACAGCGCCGGGTGCCCGAGCGCCAGGGCCTGCCCGACACTCCCCGGCTCGGTCATGTCCGCATCTGCCGAAAGGCGAAACTGCTCCACCGTGGCCAGCAGGCTTCGGGCCTGCTGCTTGAGCCCGCTGGAGGTGCCGGAGTTCTCGTCCACCAGCGCCGCGTTCTGCTGGGTGGCCGCGTCCAGATGCCGCACTGCCTCCCCGATCTGCGCGATGCCGCGGGCCTGCTCCTGACCGGCATCCCTGATGGCGGTGATGAGCGAGGCCACCTGCTGAACGTGGTGCACCGTGTTGGCCACCCGCTCGCCGGCCTGGCCCACCAGCATGGCGCCGCGCTCCACGCCCAGAACGCTGGCCGAGATCAGTCCGCGGATCTCCCGCGCCGCCGTGCCGCTGCGTTGTGAAAGCCCGCGCACCTCGTTTGCCACCACGGCGAATCCGCGCCCCTGGTCCCCGGCGCGCGCCGCCTCCACCGCCGCATTGAGGGCGAGCAGGTTGGTCTGGAAGGCGATGTCATCGATCACCTTGATGATGTCGGTGACCTTTTGCGATTGCGACCGGATGTCCTGCATGGTGGTGATGACCTCGTGCATCGCGCTGCCGCCATCGCTCGCAACACGGCTGGCCTGCTCTGCAAGGTCTGCGGCACGCAGGGCGTTGTCGGTGTTGTGCTGCACCGTGACGGCCAGCTGCTCCATCGAGGCCGCAGTTTCCTGCAGGCTGGACGCCTGCACCTCGGTGCGGCGCGCAAGCTCCTGCGTGCTGCCTGCCATGGCCGACGCTTCATGCGCCACTGTTTCGGTGCTGGTGCGCACCTGCGCTATCACGCGCACCAGCTGCTGGTTCATGTCGCGCAGCGCGCCAAGCAGCTCGGCGGTCTCGTCGCTGCCCTGCACATGGATGCGTGCACTGAGGTCGCCGCGGGCCACGTTACGCGCCAGCGTGAC encodes the following:
- a CDS encoding RrF2 family transcriptional regulator, which encodes MRLTQWTDYTLRVLMYCAATEGREQPVTITEVAEGYGISRSHLMKIVQQLAAQGLLETTRGRGGGMRLMLPASTINIGAVVRATETDFNLVECFDPGTNQCRLSSHCRLKGVLWQAMQAYLAVLDGVTLQDLIAPAAAGGGAARSLLPTVALPQRGGAMRRGSLVAGLPSRTENTD
- the ytfE gene encoding iron-sulfur cluster repair protein YtfE, producing the protein MNARVDHLEAASAHPVPLSADQQIGQIAVQLPGATAVFRRLKLDFCCGGQVSLSKAAADKGLDAAAVLAELAALQRSDTVPEAASPSALIDHILARYHEVHRQQLPELIRMARRVEAVHRDNPQVPVGLADHLETMHEELLSHMLKEEQVLFPMLKNGGNPFVGQPIGMMRAEHIDHGEALDRLNALTHDATPPQGACNTWRALYAGIAQLGDDLVNHIHLENNVLFPAFEASASPSSQGCGPSGCACSGGGTLQA
- a CDS encoding group III truncated hemoglobin; this encodes MNRQLPTSDGPGGHAPPSVESITQLVHGFYGDVRQDPLLGPVFEEALHGQWDAHLKRLVDFWSTVALGSRSFKGDVFGKHMVLQGVTPAHFAAWVGLWQLHTNRLFAPEVAHGLQVAAHGIARNLFRGYFGGEPAFAAPRHAHNARDDAAQ
- a CDS encoding LiaI-LiaF-like domain-containing protein — protein: MKGNIAAIVLVVLGVFFLLTNLGLISISLRELLRVWWPVALIAVGLALFFTPGDKKK
- a CDS encoding LysR family transcriptional regulator, whose product is MDKLSGMCAFVKTAELGSFVAAGRALEVSASAVGKSVARLEQEVGVRLLQRSTRRIQLTAEGQLFHERCRRILDDLDDAQAMLSLSREVPRGRLRVSAPIVGYHFLIPLVPEFLARYPEVELDISFSDRAVDLIDEGIDVAIRSGDLRDSRLVSRPLQRFRLLLCAAPDYLARHGTPVAIRDLEQHACVRFRHPDSGKLLDWPWHEAAASAEPHLRTVLACNNIEAVLGATLRGLGIACLPDFLVREALADGLLVSVLEQEMGPSRQFSALWPSSRHLSPKVRVLVDHLGARLSGQT
- a CDS encoding GNAT family N-acetyltransferase, producing MPTPHFVHIGTDHHGAAHDSLVRLDAEYLAWVRSELAKRFPTLATDGGALPRPGGDAEMLKALYTSHPPGNVLYLIEIDGDAAGMCGLRGLGRDTAEIKRLYVRPAYRGMRLGSSALRRLVADACQRGYARVCLDTADFMTAAHRLYEAHGFTDCAAYEGTEVPAALHRQWRFMQRAITMPCP
- a CDS encoding branched-chain amino acid ABC transporter permease, producing the protein MKRLCTRHARRAGLAALLLLLPLLLQSLGHHWVRVADTSLLYVMLALGLNVVVGYAGLLDLGYVAFYALGAYLAALLTSPHLTEHFAWIAELFPDGLHTPWWVTIPLAAALAAILGMLLGAPTLKLRGDYLAVVTLGFGEIVRLLVINMGHPVNITHGAQGLGLIAPVRILGVDLGQPMVVAGYEIASVTLYYYLFLALVLVTVVVCQRLQDSRIGRAWMAIRDDETAALSMGINTRNLKLLAFGVGASFGGVTGAMFAAFQGFVSPEAFSLNESVLIVAMVVFGGMGHIPGVILGAVLLTALPEVLRYLVGPLQTMTDGQLDAGVMRPLLIALAMIATMLWRSSGLWPAPDRPTQGAAPATGPDR
- a CDS encoding DUF3820 family protein, encoding MDPDMLQRLVTQPMPYGKYKGTVLADLPGNYLNWFAREGFPKGELGQLLALMHEIDHNGLSELLRPLRRGTAVDT
- a CDS encoding translation initiation factor Sui1; translated protein: MKSLADLGGLVYSTEAGRMCPGCRQPVAQCTCKQARPVPAGDGIVRVSRETKGRGGKAVTLVKGVPLAGEALEQLGKQLKAACGSGGTVKDGVIEVQGDHVERVMAALQKLGHKVKRAGG
- a CDS encoding DUF2721 domain-containing protein, producing the protein MALNFDSSVITHGIQLAVAPVFLLTAVSGMIGAVAGRLARIIDRARVVEDRARTDTDPERLARAYRELGDLQKRGRLANGCIGLLTVCAFLIGITIILLFLGETAGLPSNRFAVGGFLAGVVSFLLALLCFMTETLLATRLLNFPMLQTEAGGSR
- a CDS encoding DEAD/DEAH box helicase, giving the protein MPFSALGLSPALVHAASQAGFTAPTPVQAEAIPAILAGSDVRGAAQTGSGKTAAFALPLLQQLQLSATGGPRRVRALVLVPTRELAAQVGEVLRSLGQHLQQPLKVAIVFGGVSINPQMMGLRGGADIVVATPGRLLDLVEHNALRLGAVAHLVLDEADRLLDLGFAEELQRVLALLPAQRQNLFFSATFPDAVQALANSLLRNPVRVEVPHTPGNEPAIEQRAIAVDASRRTQLLRHLIQEHGWSRVLVFVATQYAAEHVAEKLYKAGIFASPFHGGLSQGARNQVLQEFKDERWQVVVTTDLAARGIDIAQLPAVVNYDLPRSAVDYVHRIGRTGRAGESGMAVSFVTPEAQAHFRLIEKRQHLALPLEQLPGFEPTEAAPPPSATDPQGTGGIKGRRPSKKDKLRAAQAAAGDTGTGAPAGNGAAPAAGGNTLR
- a CDS encoding DUF6172 family protein yields the protein MRKIFPLRIEGKNPDRILDAVKNEIRKYIRRERRRDLPEGADFWDFDCRFGTTRDDAQVAHLAQLTGLINAVAAEGGTQLYVEILAKPGKRQPRPAGERGAVDADADADAANLGDDEIA
- a CDS encoding sensor domain-containing diguanylate cyclase, whose translation is MHPDLALLQRLPAAVLITQDGAIRYANPASVALLEADSERALIGRPSADFVHPLDKSRSTKRIQEVVGPEQAGRPNRSAEFRICTSRGNLRMVLISSVGIEWEGAPAVMMCGMDMTHQSEIQDQLRESEQNFRRLFNSMQDVYYRTDAQGVVQHVGPGVRRVLGYEPHEIEGRTAESYYPHSSDRDAFKAAILEKGEVSDFPGQMVRRDGVVIDISISSHALYDQSGNFAGVEGVYRDVTQRKNLERELQRLATTDMLTGIANRRAFLEGAEAMYARCLSQNAPFVLLMLDVDHFKSVNDRFGHLEGDRTLAAFAQAVRAQLRHGDLLGRLGGEEFGAMLPDTDVHGGTEVASRILQAIRDLQMADLLGNGYGITVSVGLGTAHPSDRSLRDTMDRVDQALYTAKRRGRDQLVMFEPL
- a CDS encoding methyl-accepting chemotaxis protein; its protein translation is MLQKLKIGTRLALAFALLLLLISALAAGAISGATRLAERSQALYSDRTVPMGVLAELGELTQRNRALVMDMLMDPGTANLQASHAALTTNVERIRQLWETYMSRALSGREQALAKAFADENAAYLADGLVPASAALVGGKYDDGSELYLTRIRPVAPRVHAAIDQLTSFQVDMAAAEFAAAQALSQSILWWTLAAAGAALLAGAAMAWIITRSISVPLQRAVTLARNVARGDLSARIHVQGSDETAELLGALRDMNQQLVRVIAQVRTSTETVAHEASAMAGSTQELARRTEVQASSLQETAASMEQLAVTVQHNTDNALRAADLAEQASRVASDGGSAMHEVITTMQDIRSQSQKVTDIIKVIDDIAFQTNLLALNAAVEAARAGDQGRGFAVVANEVRGLSQRSGTAAREIRGLISASVLGVERGAMLVGQAGERVANTVHHVQQVASLITAIRDAGQEQARGIAQIGEAVRHLDAATQQNAALVDENSGTSSGLKQQARSLLATVEQFRLSADADMTEPGSVGQALALGHPALSRPPVARAATAVARGTTPALPQATRGKRTLAQPQVLSPSIPGDRWLPLVP